A stretch of DNA from Bacteroidales bacterium:
GCTTTTTATTTACAGGGCTTTTTAGCATTTGTTTCTCATTTCAGTTGCGCAAGCTGCACAAAAAATCGAAAGTGCTTTCGGCAAAATTACAGACGCGGTTCGAGGAACTCCAGGAAGCTATCCGCGAAGAGTGGAGTGATTAATTTCAGAGCTCTTGATCCAGCGTAATTATCATGTCGCGATTTGTAGATTTCCTCATACAAATTTACTACGCAAATTTTCCAGTAGAAATAACACAAGATATTAGGGATTAGGTGTGGGAGGTTTGGGCGCAGCGTCCAAACCTCCCACACCTTTTTGTTTATGCTGGTCGTGTCATTTCGATGCCGCACATTTGGTAAGAAATTATTCTGCAACAATGCGATTTATCACTAAGCATCTATAACTTTTTCGAAAAAACTATCAGGTTAGCAGGCCTGATTTTTCGTTATCGAAATCTTACAATTTTTGATAATCTTTAAAGTATCTACATTTCTGCATTTGATGTCTTGCTTTTATAACCCTAACAAGATACTTTTGCAGGTTCTTTTTAATAAATAATCACATAATTATGGAAAAAATCAATGTTTTAATTATTGGAGGCGGAGCATCCGGACTCCAGGCCGCTATAACCGCAAAAACGAACTACCCTGACAAATCAGTGGTGGTGGTAAGAAAAGAGGAAAAAGTTTTGGTTCCTTGCGGAATTCCCTACATCTTCGGTTCGTTGCATACAAGCGACAAAAATGTTATGCCCGACAAAATGCTGACCGATATTGGAGTGGAAATAAAGATTGCAGAAGTGGAGCTTGTTGATAAAGAAAACAACATTGTTACTTTATCAAATAACGAGAAGATTTACTTTGAAAAAATAATTTTCGCAACTGGTTCAATCCCTACAAAACCAAAATGGCTCAAAGGTGCTGATTTGGAAAACGTTTTCACGATTCCAAAAAATAAAAAGTATCTCGATGAGATGTACACCCGATTGAAGCCTTTGAAAAAAGTCATCACCATCGGTGCCGGCTTTATTGGCGTAGAGATGTCGGATGAAATGAACAAGGCAGGGTGGGATGTTACGCTGATAGAAATCGCGCCTTCTATATTAGCCAGAGCTTTTGATAAGGAATTTGGCGACAAAGCCGAAGACTTGTTAAAATCGCGTGGTGTGAAAGTTATTACTGGCAAAGGGGTAAAAGAAATTGTTGGTAAAGAAGGAAAAGTTAAAAAGATCATCTTGACCACCGGTGAAGAGCTCGAAGCTGATGCAGTTGTTCTTTCGATGGGCTATGTTCCAAATACTGAATTGGCCAAAAAATCCGGTATCGAATTAAACGAATACGGATTTATCAAAACGTGTGAATACATGCGTGTTCATAATTGCTCCAGCGATTTCTTTGCTGTTGGCGATTGCGCCGAAAAAAGAGATTTCTTAACAGGAAAACTAAACACTACAATGCTCGCATCTACCGCCTGTGCCGAAGCCAGAGTAGCCGGCATGAGTTTATACGGATTAAGTCCTTGTAAATCATTTGGCGGAACCATTGCAATTTATGATACTGCCATCGGCGATACTGCATTTGGTACTGCAGGTGTTACCGAAACGAAAGCCAACGAGGACGACTTCAGTGTAATTGTTGGGAGCTTTACAGGAATGGACAGGCATCCCGGCACCCTCGAGGGCATGCACGAACAAACTGTAAAATTAATCGTGGCTTCCGATTGCGGTATGATCATCGGTGGTGAAGTTTACGGCGGCTGTAGTGTTGGGGAATTAACCAACTCTATTGGTTTTTTAATTCAAAGCCACACGAACATAAAGTCGTTGCTAACGGCACAAATTGGTACTCATCCGTTGCTTACGGGTTCTCCAGCAGCTTATCCGTTGATTAAAGCCGCTGAAATTGTAGCAAAAAAATTAAAACGCCGGTTCTAAATTCAATCCACTGAACGATAGCGGTTTTAAAAGGCAAGCACTATGAAATTTGATGCATTATTTGACCTTGCAGGAAAAACCGCTATCGTTACCGGTGGTGCCAACGGGATAGGCAAGGCTGCTGCGATGCTTTTAGCCAAAGCCGGTGCCAATATTGCCATAGCTGATTTTAAACCGGAAGACGCTGAAACGGCCGCCCGGGAAATCCGGGAGCTGGGCGTGAAAGCCATTGCAGTTCGCTGTAATGTGTTGAAAGATGAAGATTTGGTTAATCTGGTGGAGACCACCGTTGCAGAACTTGGTAGCATACATATTTTGATAAGCAATGCCGGTGGCGGCGGTGGCAATAGTGAAAACCCGTTTAAAATTTCTGTAGAGGAATTTATGCGGGTTTTTAATTTAAACGTTTTTAGTGCATGGCGCTTATGCCAGCTATGTGTGCCCCACATGAAGAAAGCGGGCTACGGCTCCATCGTAATTACCACTTCGATGGCGAGCATCGATAAAAGCCCAAACATGAGCGCTTATGCGGCCTCCAAGGCATCGGTTAATCACATGGTAGCAAATCTTGCCCATGATTTTGGTCCTGAAGTGAGGATAAATGCCGTAGGTCCGGGGGCAACCCGAACTGCTGCTTTGGAAAGCGTTTTAACGTCGGAGATTGAAGCTAAAATGCTGGCCAACACACCCATCAGACGTTTGGGTACGCCCGATGATATCGCCGGCGCAATGCTATATTTTGCTTCGCCGGTCTCAGAGTGGGTGAGTGGCCAAACCTTATTTGTAAACGGTGGCGGCGAACAAACCTTATAAATATTATCTACCTTTTTTTACTTTACTACCGTACTTTACTAATAAATATCATACGACAATAAAACATCCGCCGGAAGTCGGAGTAATCATCACAGATAAATCTCAATGAGTAAAATCGTTACGAATGTTTTAATTTTGTTTTTTTGGAATTTATTTGTCATTTGACCTTTGGAATTTATTTTTCTCTTGTAGAAGTATCGACTTTATGGACAAAAAAAATTAGGAGGGTTTTAGGTAAAGCATGAATTGGTTATTAACCATCGAAATTATTTATTTTGCCATCGTGCTCCTGGTCATTATGCGGGTGCTCTACGATACGCGAAGCGGTGCCAAAGCTCTGGCCTACATTCTTTTTATTATCCTGTTGCCGGGGATCGGCATGTTATTCTATTTTTCTTTTGGTGTTAATTACCGAAAGCATAAATTGTACAGCAAGAAAATAGTAGAAAATGAGGTGTCGCTACAAAAAATCAGGACATACCTTCGTAATCATACAGAGCAGATGTTGCAGTCAGAACGCATTTCTGCTGATCACAACACATTGGCACGTTTTATTTCCAATTCAACCAATAGTCCGCTCACCGGCAACGGTTCCGTTAAGTTGCTTTTGAATGGAGAGGAGAAATTTCCGGAAGTGTTGAGAGCGCTGCAGGGCGCAACGTCGCACATCCATCTCGAATATTATATTTATGAAAATGATGAAACCGGAAATTCCATTGCAGATGTTTTGATAGATAAAGCCAGGCAGGGTGTAGAAGTGCGTTTCATGTACGATGATTTTGGTAGCCATGGACTGGGCAAGAAGTTTATCAAAAGGCTGGAGGATGCCGGCGTGGAGACGGCGCCTTTTTATAAAATAAAATGGTACGCCCTGGCCAGCCGCCTCAACTATCGCAACCACCGGAAAATTATCGTTATCGATGGTAGGAGATCCTTCATTGGCGGCATAAATATAAGCGATAAATATAGGAACGATACAAAAGCCAAAGACGGCCTCTATTGGCGTGACACCCACCTGATGATTGATGGTCCGGCGACCTTTTATCTGCAATATCTTTTTATTTGCGACTGGAATTTTTGTAGTGAACGGAAACTAAATTTCGGAGCAGCCTATTTCAACTTGCCCCCCCGTCTAAAAGAAACACCCCTCACGCTCTTGCAGATTGTACCTTCAGGCCCCGATTCTACCTTGCCGGTCATTTTCTACTCTTTGATGCAGTCCATCGCTTCGGCGCGGCAAAGTATATCTATTACCAGCCCCTATTTTATCCCGGGCGACAGCCTCATGGATGCCCTGATTATTTCCGCCAAAAGCGGTGTTGGGATAAAGATTCTGGTTCCGGGCATTTCTGATTCCAAAATGGTGAATGCTGCTGCCCGTTCGTATTATACGGAGCTGCTGCGGCACGGGGTGCGGATATTTACCTATCAAAAAGGTTTTGTGCATGCCAAGACCATGATCGTCGATCATCATCTGGCCGTGGTAGGCACCGCCAATATGGACTATCGGAGTTTCGACCTCAACTTCGAGGTGAATGCCATGTTGTACAGCGAAGACATCGCCCGGCAATTGCAGGAAGCCTTCGACGATGACCTAAAGTTTTCGACAGAGATTAATGCCATCGACTGGCTGAACAGGCCGGCTTACGTTTTTCTGTGGGAAAAGCTGGTGCGTCTGCTCTCTCCGTTGTTGTAAAGTGCGCCACTTTAAATTTGTCATCTGTAAGTGACAAATCTCCAAAAAAACCAAAATCCGTTTGTTATAAGTGACAAAAGCTACACTTGGCTTACGGTCCCAAAAACCTCCGCGAACCCGACAACTTCTTCTTTCTTTCCTGCCCGTTGTCGAAAGCGTTTTTAACTTTGCAGCTTTTTAGAATAACAGGCCGGGTTTTTTACGAAAAGTCCGGAGAAGACATTTTTTTTATGAAAAAGCGTACCATACTCATTTTACTTATTGCTGCTGCAGTTTTAGCGGCAGGCATTTTTTACTTCTTATCCGACAGCTTTACCTCTGGCAACGGCAAGCTGATGAAAGCGGAAGCTGTGGCTGCTCCGCTTTTCATGTACGGCCTTCCGGTGGATTCGTTTGATGTGGTGCAGGACAAAATTGGCAACAATGAGTTTTTGGCTGATATCCTTTTGAAACATCATGTCGATTATCCCACCATCACCCGTCTGGCGCATTCTACGCGCGAGGTGTTCGACGTGCGCAAAATCCGCTATGGCAACAAATACACGCTTTTGCTCAACCACGACTCGCTGGCAAGGGCACGTTATTTTATCTATGAGATTTCGCCGGTAGATTTTGTCATCTACGATCTGGGCGACACCATTCATGCAAGGCTTGGCGCCAAAGAGGTGGCCGTAGTTATCGACACCGCCAGTGGCATCATCAATAGTTCGCTGTGGAATGCTTTGATAGCTAATGGCGACGATCCCAACCTGGCCAACGAACTCTCGGAGATTTATGCCTGGACTATCGACTTTTTTGGAATCCAGAAAGGCGATAGCTACAAGGCGATTTATGAGCGGCGGCTGGTGGATGGCGAAAATATTGGTATCGGCAGAGTGCTTGCCGCCAACATGAACCATTATGGCAAAGACATTCATGCTTTTTATTTCGTGCAAAACGAACAAGGCGATTATTTTGATGAAAAGGCCAACAGCTTGCGGCGTGCTTTCCTGAAGGCGCCATTGAAATTCAAGCGCATCAGCTCTGGTTTTTCGAATAGCCGGATGCATCCGATTCTGAAAATCCGGCGCCCGCACCACGGCGTCGATTATGCTGCCGACCACGGAACGCCCGTAGTTGCTATCGGTGATGGTGTGGTAGAGTTTGCCAAATGGGACAATGGCGGTGGCGGTCGTGCCGTAAAGATAAAACACAACAGCACCTACACCACACTTTACATGCACCTTTCTAAATATGGTGCCGGCATACAGGCGGGCACCCGTGTAAAGCAGGGACAGATAGTTGGCTACGTTGGCTCTTCGGGGATGGCTACGGGGCCGCACCTCGACTTTAGGGTTTATCGCAATGGCAAGCCCATCGACCCGACAAAAATGGAATCGCCGCCGGCACATCCCGTCGATACTGCCTATCGCCAGCAGTTTTATGCCGAGTGCGAAAAATGGATGCACATACTCCACAACATTCCGTTTGCTGAATCCGACAGCCTCCTGACGGCTTTGTAGATGTTACTATTTAATAAGGTGTAGGCTGAGATAAAAACCAAAAAAAATCCGTGTTAATCCGTTCGATCCGTGTCACTTGTGCAGAGCGAAGTCGAAGCATCCGTGTTCTAACCCGACATGAACGCTGATAACACAGATTTTACGGATAATCACAGATAAAAAAACTCGTCCGACTACTGGCGGATCCGCGTTAATCTGTCCGATCCGTGTCACTTGTGCAGAGCGAAGTCGAAGCATCTGTGTTCTAATACGACATGAACGCTGATAACACAGATTTTACGGATACTCACAGATAAAAAAAACTTGTCCGACAACTGGCGGATCCGTGTAAATCTGTTTAATCCGTGTCATCTGTGTTCTAACACGACATGAACGCTGATAACACAGATTTTACGGATACTCACAGATAAAAAAAACTTGTCCGACTACTGGCGGATCCGTGTAAATCTGTTTAATCCGTGTCACTTGTGCAGAGCGAAGGCTGGTGAGCGGAGCCGAACCAAGTCGAAGTACGGTGTTCCAAAAAGAAAATTCCCTGGCTTTGGCGCTACGTTACAAAAACATTTTATATTTGCCTGTCAATTAATCCTGTAAAATTCCAGAGAGCTATGCCCGAAAAAGAAACATCAACCCTGCGGAAATACCTCGTTATTTCTGCCAACTCGCTGGCTTACTTCATGCTGGCCTATCTGTTTATCATCCTCCTCATCAACTTTGTGTCGATGCTGATGGCTAAAATTTTCTATGGTGTGGGCAGCACAATGACCCAAAACGGCTTTGATATCGATAAAACCAACTTCCATTGGACGCTCGAATCGGTGGTGCTGATATTTTTTATCGGCGTGATGGTAGCCATGCTTTTCGGTGTGTGGTTTCAGATGATCTACATCAAAACCCGCAAAGGTAACGGCCATCTGAAAATATTTTTCATGTGGAGCTACATGATTGCTTACACCATCTTTTTTGGCGATCTGGTGTTTGGCGCTTTCTTCAACTACATGCCGGGCGCTTTCTTCAATTTTATGGCTATACCCATGTTCTTGCGGCTTGTCATTGGTATAGGGGGGCTGGTGATGCTTTTTGTGGTAGGCTGGGTGTCGGCCAAAAATGTGGTGATCTCCCTGAATATCTATCTGCGCAAAGCAAGCATCTCGCAGATCAGGCCTTATGTGATGGCGCAGTTGCTCGTGCCTTTCGTGGTGGGCAATGCGATCATCTTTTTCCTTAAATGGCCCTTGCAGGCTAAGTTCCAATATTTGGATACCCTTGTGCTGCTCACCATGGGATTGATACTGGTCGGGGTGATCTTTGCTATCGGTAAACAGCAGTCGATCAGGTTTACGCGGCACCACGACAGCTTTCGGGTGCGGTGGGTGCCGGTGCTGCTGAGTGTAGGGGCAATTATAGCCTATGTGCTGATATTCAACATCGGGCATCCGATTTAACGTCGACTGAAAGATTTGACAAGCAAGACATTCCCGTTAAGATTTGTTAAATAATCAAGTTCTATCATCCTTATCATTTGTATTTACCTATTTTTGACGATGCATTTTGGCGTAGTAGCCAAAAAGAATGAGAGAGTTCTGTAACAGTATGAGATTCAAAAGGAGCAATCCCTTCCTGGTGCATCAACCCGGCTCATTGCAGTTTTATTAATCTGTTTAGTTTTGAAATTATGAAAGTTAATCGACATAAAAACAAAAAATCTACCTGCCTATGAAACACATTCCTTAGCCTAAAACCAGGGATCTGCCAGCAGGCGGAACCCGAATCACGATCGTTGCTGCCTAGGGTGGCGATGGTTTTTCTCATTGCGTGCCTGGTGCACAACAAGAAATTTTTTAACGCATCATATTTTTAATTTAAAAATCAAGACTTTATGAAAATTATGTACAAAAAACAAAATCATGGTCGCTACATCAGCGGCTTGCAAAAGCTCTCACTACTTCTGGTGATGATGCTTTTTGGATTCTCAACAGTCTGGGCTCAGAGCTATGACGTTGTTAAGGTTAGCGATAATCAGAGTTTGATTAGAGCAATTGACAACAGTGAAGCCCCAATTATCCTTCTTCAGGAGGGATACTACGAACATCTGCAAATGAATGTTGCAAAAGGAGAAACCGTTTACTATTTCGTTTCCGAAAAAGGCGGCGGATATGTACCTACAGATGCCGGATGTAAATATTCTATTACCTCAGATCTAGAAGCCTGTGGGTCTGGCTCCCCTATAACCCTTGAAGTTATAGAATCATCAGGAACAGGGCCTTGCGGTGTAACAGGAATTGGATGGCAACAAATATCTGGACCTGGTACTGTTAATTTTGATCTTACCCCGCCTAATACTTTGAAAGATTTCGTGTTGCCAGCAACCGTTACTGTTGCGGGTACATACAGGATAAAATTTTGGATTCAGTCAACAACAGCTTTAGTTACAGATTATGTGTGGCATCCTGCACCTGCTGCACCTACAGCTGACGATTTAACCGTTTGCTACGATGGAAGTTCACATTCAGCAAGTGCAACAGCACCTGCTGGTTCTACTGTCGCTTGGTTTGCTGCTGAAACAGGATCAACTACGGCAATCGCTCCTACAGGAACCGCTGTGGGAGTCTATACCGCATGGGCAGAATCAGTAAATGGTACGACAAACTGTAATAGCACCAGTAGAACTGAGGTAACATTGACCATTACGCAAACTCCTGCTATTCCAACTGTAAAAGTAACAAATCCGGATTGTTTTATCGATGGATTTGCTGCCATGACAAATTACGATATTACAAACACCTATACTTATACTCCAACAGCTACTGTAACCTATGAATTGGTAGCTGGTACCGAATACAAAATTCTTGGTTTGACCTTAACTCAGGAATACACTGTAACGGCAACAAAAGATGGTTGTAGTTCAGCAGCATCAGTTGGATTCACAGTTGGTAAAAAACTTTTAACACCAGATGCACCAGTTAGTGGTGGTAATCAAACTGAATGTTCTATTGTTCCACTTCAGACCTTAACTGCAACAGCAACAGTTCCTGCAGGTACTATAGTTTGGTATGATGCCCTAGTAGATGGAAGCGTGGTTGAATCACCCACTTTGAATGCTATTGGTACTGTAACTTATTATGCAGAGGCTGTATCTGGTGATGGCTGTGTAAGTTTAACCAGAACCGCAGTTGAGCTAACCATTACGCAAACTCCTGCTATTCCAACTGTAGAAGTAACAAATCCGGATTGTTTTATCGATGGATTTGCTACCATGACAAATTACGATATTACAAACACCTATACTTATACTCCAACAGCTACTGTAACCTATGAATTGGTAACTGGTACCG
This window harbors:
- a CDS encoding M23 family metallopeptidase; its protein translation is MKKRTILILLIAAAVLAAGIFYFLSDSFTSGNGKLMKAEAVAAPLFMYGLPVDSFDVVQDKIGNNEFLADILLKHHVDYPTITRLAHSTREVFDVRKIRYGNKYTLLLNHDSLARARYFIYEISPVDFVIYDLGDTIHARLGAKEVAVVIDTASGIINSSLWNALIANGDDPNLANELSEIYAWTIDFFGIQKGDSYKAIYERRLVDGENIGIGRVLAANMNHYGKDIHAFYFVQNEQGDYFDEKANSLRRAFLKAPLKFKRISSGFSNSRMHPILKIRRPHHGVDYAADHGTPVVAIGDGVVEFAKWDNGGGGRAVKIKHNSTYTTLYMHLSKYGAGIQAGTRVKQGQIVGYVGSSGMATGPHLDFRVYRNGKPIDPTKMESPPAHPVDTAYRQQFYAECEKWMHILHNIPFAESDSLLTAL
- a CDS encoding glucose 1-dehydrogenase, with product MKFDALFDLAGKTAIVTGGANGIGKAAAMLLAKAGANIAIADFKPEDAETAAREIRELGVKAIAVRCNVLKDEDLVNLVETTVAELGSIHILISNAGGGGGNSENPFKISVEEFMRVFNLNVFSAWRLCQLCVPHMKKAGYGSIVITTSMASIDKSPNMSAYAASKASVNHMVANLAHDFGPEVRINAVGPGATRTAALESVLTSEIEAKMLANTPIRRLGTPDDIAGAMLYFASPVSEWVSGQTLFVNGGGEQTL
- the cls gene encoding cardiolipin synthase, which gives rise to MNWLLTIEIIYFAIVLLVIMRVLYDTRSGAKALAYILFIILLPGIGMLFYFSFGVNYRKHKLYSKKIVENEVSLQKIRTYLRNHTEQMLQSERISADHNTLARFISNSTNSPLTGNGSVKLLLNGEEKFPEVLRALQGATSHIHLEYYIYENDETGNSIADVLIDKARQGVEVRFMYDDFGSHGLGKKFIKRLEDAGVETAPFYKIKWYALASRLNYRNHRKIIVIDGRRSFIGGINISDKYRNDTKAKDGLYWRDTHLMIDGPATFYLQYLFICDWNFCSERKLNFGAAYFNLPPRLKETPLTLLQIVPSGPDSTLPVIFYSLMQSIASARQSISITSPYFIPGDSLMDALIISAKSGVGIKILVPGISDSKMVNAAARSYYTELLRHGVRIFTYQKGFVHAKTMIVDHHLAVVGTANMDYRSFDLNFEVNAMLYSEDIARQLQEAFDDDLKFSTEINAIDWLNRPAYVFLWEKLVRLLSPLL
- a CDS encoding FAD-dependent oxidoreductase, whose amino-acid sequence is MEKINVLIIGGGASGLQAAITAKTNYPDKSVVVVRKEEKVLVPCGIPYIFGSLHTSDKNVMPDKMLTDIGVEIKIAEVELVDKENNIVTLSNNEKIYFEKIIFATGSIPTKPKWLKGADLENVFTIPKNKKYLDEMYTRLKPLKKVITIGAGFIGVEMSDEMNKAGWDVTLIEIAPSILARAFDKEFGDKAEDLLKSRGVKVITGKGVKEIVGKEGKVKKIILTTGEELEADAVVLSMGYVPNTELAKKSGIELNEYGFIKTCEYMRVHNCSSDFFAVGDCAEKRDFLTGKLNTTMLASTACAEARVAGMSLYGLSPCKSFGGTIAIYDTAIGDTAFGTAGVTETKANEDDFSVIVGSFTGMDRHPGTLEGMHEQTVKLIVASDCGMIIGGEVYGGCSVGELTNSIGFLIQSHTNIKSLLTAQIGTHPLLTGSPAAYPLIKAAEIVAKKLKRRF